A stretch of the Chlorobiota bacterium genome encodes the following:
- a CDS encoding AAA family ATPase: MDQSSSLVDFLNNGILPFVGRKNELNHLLDFCYSTIDGNYPRSILITGEAGIGKSRLVSELSKSIENNDGVVITVKFRPGSSIDLISILFEEISRLDFTKSLLKKTSTQNLSSIIESLERLVRLRITVLIIEDIHLLNENSFNDFTNLLKSLEDSPITVIFTARPIDYKLKNVIEEKLIDEIVLHGLSISEINDVNQTLFGEIDKSISNSIKEKTLGNPLIIRSAIRHSISNNQLTQRINGTWKVEKGFSSMINISVDILSEGMASHLHNEEISAANLIACLGESFAKETALAILNGDEQLFKSLVLKGIISQSHTVVPPINNQYVSIYPVYAFTHSLLHKHFLINTKIESEILIKVLSNGLPNYSFLIYELIHKSNFNFLLDSKDYISAITRIGNDSFAIELTDNWIECNLLLNTFEDILSKVTHLINCEELNKLRSVYNAYKLGNLVRERHTQKFVSTAFEGCCLAKQIDGGYGVWMYFNSFINLIIGRIANGEIIDLYVAWAEIKTLFENDSTLKFRPGPYDSIFLLLNFLMSSGRENYNSNFIIEDVYEFITQSKKANKLDKNYLEFLNFNILIYLNVNSIERYNELLNFGSKFQKASIDTYGLGILPLKLEYNLLLGEFKLIQSNVDILLSSYGFNNLQGEDVCIYKAASEIALGSGIYESTNNVIINWKLKKQPYSNWFKYDIISVLSHIILLRLEPELLLNFKNICEIEISEYDFTSRIFYHLNSKKLNDVLNQIYMENQNDNLTNFSYILICKKDIDNAYNCFKKFSYSFFPITFQISKAAVYLLLIKYYLSINNIDFKRFQNEIEILLEKCFVMFKENKLDYLLKKWLEEFKIFLPVPKIKNWQNEILLIKKFHINEEKLKAKSVSNKLTISLINNFKYRQPNEKIFIKFQGGRVKQLIGAIVIQEILLNKLDEKEFIRLVLNERDVSENSKHSLNVVTSRLTKILGENSIITFHETPIFNTDLIKVDVLEINKNIKIVGNRLKKGNIIGSLVLLLQTLDMWSGDVVFPTLYDEIFEDVRTDFESNIRLVVLKATQKLIDEKDLSNAQKLINKYLSCVDEDEYFLELYSEVLYKLNLLSESNRIRSKI, translated from the coding sequence ATGGATCAATCATCTTCATTAGTTGATTTTCTAAACAATGGGATTCTCCCTTTTGTTGGTAGAAAAAATGAATTAAATCATTTGTTGGATTTTTGTTATTCAACAATTGATGGGAATTATCCAAGATCTATTTTAATAACTGGTGAAGCTGGAATTGGTAAGAGTAGATTAGTTTCAGAGTTATCTAAGAGTATTGAAAACAATGATGGAGTTGTTATAACTGTTAAATTTCGACCTGGTTCATCAATAGATTTAATATCAATCTTGTTTGAAGAAATTTCTAGATTGGATTTTACAAAGTCATTATTAAAGAAAACTAGTACTCAAAACTTATCATCAATTATTGAATCTCTTGAAAGGTTAGTAAGGCTAAGAATTACTGTTCTTATTATTGAAGATATTCATTTACTTAATGAGAATTCATTTAATGATTTTACTAATTTGCTTAAAAGTTTGGAAGACTCACCTATAACTGTAATATTTACAGCCAGACCAATCGATTATAAATTAAAGAATGTAATTGAAGAAAAATTAATTGATGAAATAGTTTTACATGGACTTTCTATAAGTGAAATTAATGATGTCAACCAAACTCTATTCGGTGAAATTGATAAATCTATTAGTAATTCAATTAAAGAAAAAACTTTAGGGAATCCACTAATAATTAGATCTGCAATTAGGCATTCAATAAGTAATAATCAACTTACTCAAAGAATTAATGGAACTTGGAAAGTTGAGAAAGGATTTAGCTCAATGATAAATATAAGTGTTGATATTTTATCAGAAGGAATGGCTTCACATTTACATAATGAAGAAATTTCAGCTGCAAATTTAATAGCATGTTTAGGAGAATCCTTTGCGAAAGAGACAGCATTAGCTATATTAAATGGAGATGAACAATTGTTTAAGTCATTAGTTCTAAAGGGTATTATTTCTCAATCTCACACAGTTGTTCCTCCTATTAATAATCAATATGTAAGCATTTACCCAGTTTATGCATTTACTCATTCATTACTTCATAAACATTTTTTAATCAATACTAAAATAGAATCAGAAATTTTAATAAAGGTACTTAGCAATGGTTTACCAAATTATTCCTTTTTGATTTATGAGTTAATTCACAAAAGTAATTTCAATTTTTTACTCGATTCTAAAGATTACATAAGTGCCATAACTAGAATTGGGAATGATTCATTTGCAATTGAGTTAACTGACAATTGGATAGAATGTAATTTATTGTTAAATACTTTTGAAGACATTTTAAGTAAAGTTACTCATTTAATAAATTGTGAAGAACTTAATAAGTTAAGATCAGTTTATAATGCTTATAAACTTGGGAATTTAGTGAGAGAACGGCATACTCAAAAGTTTGTATCAACTGCTTTTGAAGGGTGTTGTCTTGCAAAACAAATTGATGGTGGTTATGGAGTTTGGATGTACTTCAATTCATTTATTAATTTAATAATAGGACGAATTGCTAATGGTGAAATTATAGATTTATACGTGGCTTGGGCAGAAATTAAAACACTTTTTGAAAATGACAGCACCTTAAAATTCAGACCAGGACCATACGATTCAATATTTTTATTATTAAATTTTTTAATGAGTTCAGGTAGGGAAAATTATAATTCAAATTTTATAATTGAAGATGTTTATGAATTTATAACTCAATCTAAAAAAGCTAATAAATTAGATAAAAACTATTTAGAATTTTTGAACTTTAACATTTTAATTTACTTAAATGTAAATTCTATTGAAAGGTACAATGAATTATTAAATTTTGGTTCCAAATTTCAAAAAGCTTCAATTGACACTTATGGATTGGGAATACTTCCTTTAAAATTAGAGTATAATTTATTGTTAGGAGAATTTAAATTAATTCAAAGTAACGTAGATATATTATTATCATCATATGGATTTAATAATTTGCAAGGAGAAGATGTTTGCATTTATAAAGCAGCAAGTGAAATTGCACTTGGGAGTGGAATTTATGAATCAACAAACAATGTGATTATAAATTGGAAATTAAAAAAACAACCATATTCAAATTGGTTTAAATATGATATAATTTCAGTTTTATCACATATTATATTACTACGATTAGAACCAGAATTATTATTGAATTTTAAAAATATTTGTGAAATAGAAATAAGTGAATATGATTTTACTTCTAGAATTTTTTATCATTTAAATTCAAAGAAGTTAAACGATGTTTTAAATCAAATATACATGGAGAACCAAAATGATAATCTAACCAATTTTTCATACATATTAATTTGTAAGAAAGACATTGATAATGCATATAATTGTTTTAAAAAATTTTCTTACTCCTTTTTTCCAATAACATTCCAAATATCCAAAGCAGCTGTTTACCTTTTACTAATTAAATATTATTTATCAATTAATAATATAGATTTTAAAAGATTTCAAAATGAAATTGAAATATTATTAGAGAAATGTTTTGTAATGTTTAAAGAAAATAAACTTGATTATCTCTTAAAGAAATGGTTAGAAGAGTTCAAAATTTTCCTTCCTGTTCCCAAAATCAAAAATTGGCAAAATGAAATATTATTGATCAAAAAATTTCACATTAATGAGGAAAAGCTTAAAGCAAAATCTGTTTCTAATAAACTTACAATTTCATTAATTAATAATTTTAAATACAGGCAACCAAACGAAAAAATTTTCATAAAATTTCAAGGTGGAAGAGTAAAACAACTTATTGGTGCAATTGTAATTCAAGAAATATTATTGAATAAACTTGATGAAAAGGAGTTTATAAGGTTAGTGTTAAATGAACGAGATGTTTCTGAAAATTCTAAACATTCGTTGAATGTTGTAACTTCAAGACTTACTAAAATTTTAGGTGAAAATTCAATAATTACTTTTCATGAAACTCCAATTTTCAATACTGATTTGATTAAAGTTGATGTATTAGAAATTAATAAAAATATCAAAATTGTTGGAAATCGTTTAAAAAAAGGGAATATAATTGGATCATTAGTTTTGCTTTTACAAACATTAGATATGTGGAGTGGGGATGTAGTTTTTCCAACATTATACGACGAAATATTTGAAGATGTTAGAACAGATTTTGAAAGTAATATTAGATTAGTGGTATTAAAAGCAACACAAAAATTAATTGACGAAAAAGATTTGTCGAATGCTCAAAAATTGATAAATAAGTATTTAAGTTGCGTTGATGAAGACGAATATTTTTTAGAATTATATTCTGAAGTATTATATAAATTAAACTTGTTAAGTGAATCAAATAGAATTAGAAGTAAGATTTAA
- a CDS encoding TonB-dependent receptor — MKIKSSIYYLLFFLISINPLLYAQTGSLSGVISDAKEKSFISSATVTIRLLEKDAKLSNGIIGRISDKRGNFNFEDVPIGNYQIKVSYVGYITSTQNIEVISGKNNVYKIELTPDIKSLQEVLVTGASGKSQKGVAEVSVSRVDAAALTKQTTYDGLSQLLAGKIPGVKISTTSGSAGNGFRFDVRSGGGLNGTGQPAIILDGVWVNNNYKDIASGGQVLSELSAIDAESIETVEVLKGSAATALFGASGSNGVVIIKTKKGLKNQVPGSYTIDLKSTIGRNEQSKAYTKDMILTYQDANNVFRKGNVLENSANVNGNGNGFNYFFGYTSRDEEGILRTNEWTRKSLRANFQTVLSNKLTIGVNSTYMINNTTVPDGDNALDGYLGATCFYGPVSAGGAGSYSSIDSAGVDNIRNYKRDHRLIASIDVNYIPFENFGIKAILGYDALHTRNDTYYPSDQNYFFFTNGFRYAESQTTDKYNLDLSGDYSWRFNDSYLMKSTIGLQGFINQDKQFGLSKMDFPSKYITDVGAGAVFQGANEYFNNSRSLGIYFNQELNITDKYFFSAGLRNDYSSSIGIDAPSIIYPHVSGAVRLDRIIDLGALNFFKLRSAYGESGVLPGLLDGSIQRWNSLLTGEGVGASLGATGNPSIKPERIKEFEIGLEFELSNSYGIDFTYFRQFANNSIFTVDLPPSTGLAGSPQNIGSIDGWGFEGNLYGRFFRTNDYQLDANLIWNYANNEVTDLGVASPVFGGFDDVNTISVGHPKAGFLVKKVLGADFLPDGTFNGTLVDTALSLVGTPVAPHNGSFSLTFRFLGDFTFNTLTEWSIGGMIYNKGRKFGTQFNNNFEYNTLSAQLGVTPDSTIKLLVPKTAEYNQAANRFAQLDPTQPGSLGFFESSDFIRLRELSLKYDATNLFRNIIPESFKNVSLAVSVHNLALFTKYSFPDPEVNTYGANVRLSRGTDFNTLQSPRSFFGTISIGF, encoded by the coding sequence ATGAAAATCAAATCTAGTATTTACTACCTGTTATTTTTTCTCATTTCCATTAACCCACTTTTATATGCTCAAACTGGATCATTAAGTGGAGTAATTTCTGATGCAAAAGAAAAATCTTTTATCTCATCTGCAACAGTTACAATTAGGCTTTTAGAAAAAGATGCTAAATTATCAAATGGAATAATTGGAAGAATATCTGATAAACGAGGAAATTTTAATTTTGAAGATGTTCCAATTGGTAATTATCAAATTAAAGTAAGTTATGTTGGTTATATTACTTCAACCCAAAATATAGAAGTGATATCAGGAAAAAACAATGTTTATAAAATTGAACTTACACCTGATATAAAATCATTACAAGAGGTATTAGTAACTGGTGCTAGTGGAAAATCACAAAAGGGTGTTGCAGAAGTATCTGTATCAAGAGTTGACGCTGCGGCTCTTACCAAACAAACAACATATGACGGGTTATCTCAATTATTAGCTGGTAAAATTCCTGGTGTAAAAATTTCTACAACCTCTGGTAGTGCCGGAAATGGATTTAGGTTTGATGTAAGATCAGGTGGTGGATTAAATGGTACAGGTCAGCCTGCTATAATTTTAGATGGTGTTTGGGTGAATAATAATTATAAGGATATAGCATCAGGAGGACAGGTTTTATCGGAACTTTCAGCAATAGATGCGGAATCAATTGAAACAGTTGAAGTTTTAAAAGGTTCAGCAGCAACAGCATTATTTGGAGCAAGTGGTTCTAATGGAGTAGTTATTATTAAAACAAAAAAAGGATTAAAAAACCAAGTTCCTGGAAGTTACACTATAGATTTAAAATCAACAATAGGTAGAAATGAACAATCAAAGGCTTATACTAAAGATATGATATTGACTTATCAAGATGCAAATAATGTATTTAGAAAAGGTAACGTTTTAGAAAACTCTGCAAATGTGAATGGTAATGGAAATGGTTTTAATTATTTTTTTGGATATACTTCAAGAGATGAAGAAGGAATTTTACGAACAAATGAATGGACGAGAAAATCATTAAGAGCTAACTTCCAAACAGTGTTATCAAATAAATTAACAATTGGAGTTAACTCAACATATATGATAAACAACACAACTGTTCCAGATGGTGATAATGCTTTAGATGGATATTTAGGTGCTACTTGCTTTTATGGTCCGGTAAGTGCTGGTGGTGCTGGATCATACTCAAGTATTGATAGTGCTGGAGTTGATAATATACGTAATTATAAAAGGGATCATCGTTTGATTGCTTCAATAGATGTTAATTACATTCCATTTGAAAATTTTGGAATTAAAGCGATTCTTGGGTATGATGCACTTCATACAAGAAATGACACCTATTATCCTTCCGATCAAAATTATTTTTTCTTTACAAATGGTTTTAGATATGCTGAGAGCCAAACAACAGATAAATACAATTTAGATTTATCAGGCGATTACTCTTGGCGTTTTAATGATTCATACCTAATGAAAAGTACAATCGGATTACAAGGTTTTATTAATCAAGACAAACAATTTGGTTTGAGTAAAATGGATTTCCCTAGTAAATATATTACTGATGTTGGTGCAGGAGCTGTGTTTCAAGGTGCTAATGAATATTTCAATAATTCAAGATCTTTGGGAATATATTTTAATCAAGAGTTGAATATAACGGATAAATATTTCTTCTCAGCAGGTTTGAGAAATGACTATTCAAGCTCAATAGGTATCGATGCACCAAGCATCATTTATCCTCATGTTAGTGGAGCAGTGAGATTAGATAGAATTATAGATTTAGGTGCATTGAATTTTTTTAAACTTAGATCAGCCTATGGAGAGTCTGGAGTTTTACCAGGACTTTTAGATGGTTCAATTCAAAGATGGAATTCATTACTTACTGGAGAAGGAGTTGGTGCTTCTTTAGGTGCTACTGGTAATCCTTCAATTAAACCAGAGAGGATTAAGGAATTTGAGATTGGATTAGAATTTGAATTATCTAATTCTTATGGAATTGATTTTACTTATTTCAGGCAGTTTGCAAATAATTCAATTTTCACTGTAGACCTTCCTCCATCTACAGGTTTAGCTGGGAGTCCTCAAAATATAGGTTCAATTGATGGATGGGGATTTGAAGGGAATTTATATGGTAGATTTTTCAGAACAAATGATTATCAATTAGATGCAAATTTGATTTGGAATTATGCAAACAATGAAGTTACAGACTTAGGTGTTGCTTCTCCAGTTTTTGGTGGATTTGATGATGTAAATACAATATCTGTAGGGCATCCAAAAGCAGGATTTCTTGTTAAGAAAGTATTAGGAGCTGATTTTTTACCAGATGGTACATTTAATGGTACTTTGGTGGATACTGCATTATCATTAGTTGGAACACCAGTTGCTCCTCATAATGGGTCGTTCTCATTAACATTTCGTTTCTTAGGTGATTTTACATTTAATACTTTAACTGAATGGAGCATTGGCGGTATGATTTATAATAAAGGTAGAAAATTTGGTACTCAATTCAATAACAATTTTGAATACAATACCCTTTCAGCTCAATTAGGTGTAACTCCTGATTCAACTATTAAATTACTCGTTCCTAAAACAGCAGAATATAATCAAGCTGCCAATAGATTTGCTCAGTTAGATCCTACTCAGCCAGGTTCACTAGGATTTTTTGAGAGTTCAGATTTTATTCGTTTGAGAGAACTTAGCTTGAAGTATGATGCAACAAACTTATTTAGGAATATCATACCTGAATCTTTTAAAAATGTTTCTTTAGCTGTCTCTGTTCATAACCTTGCTTTGTTCACTAAATATTCTTTTCCTGATCCTGAAGTTAATACATATGGTGCAAATGTTCGACTTTCTCGCGGCACTGATTTTAATACTTTACAAAGTCCACGTTCATTTTTTGGGACAATTTCTATCGGTTTCTAA
- a CDS encoding adenylate/guanylate cyclase domain-containing protein, with amino-acid sequence MLKQFAILIISCTLLLLGCDSKPIKPNSENSSKIDSNKLNALIDSTLYHSYTKPDTNYYHFVIDNFSSEEVLNNYKPQVIDFFSLVSASFNDSNKLIYKTMQDLSKKYKLDYLSYWSEYLQGRYLQEHSDLKGAITIYTKLLEHFKKSPLDFALYILNKRLGLIYYDLNDYNLAVKHLNNSLPYFQSYKSDDIIYVYQCLFYSYLKLKNSDLSLFYAKKLESTGMYHSLGLKFEYEIQLYSINQSPLDSLKKYFTAFLKCGSTPEGIGIYSNYLKILIDKNRLNEAHEVLKLTLNSLDSIILQGSDRNTYMKNKVILYKIAHDLFDSLGDIKMKYKYLQLYSNLKEEYNSDSTNYVTKGAETEFNFNQEKIKLIHEQDLTQEKLSFKQKQTNYFILVTGLLLSLSIYIFNNLRKQKKTNEIITKQKELIEIEQHRSDQLLLNILPSDIAEELKTKGTAKAKLFNDVTVLFTDFKNFTIKSELFSPQELVDELHQCFKGFDEIISKYNIEKIKTVGDAYLAVSGLPIENPNHAFEIVKASIEIRNFMINRKKLLNEKTFEVRIGIHSGSVVAGIVGVKKFAYDIWGDTVNTAARMEQNSESNKINLSESTFNLVKDQFEFVYRGEIIAKNKGSLKMYFVL; translated from the coding sequence ATGCTAAAACAATTTGCAATATTAATTATTTCATGTACTCTTCTGTTATTAGGATGCGATAGTAAGCCTATCAAGCCTAATTCAGAAAATTCCAGTAAAATTGATTCAAACAAATTAAATGCTTTAATAGATAGTACGTTGTATCATAGCTATACTAAACCTGATACAAATTACTATCATTTTGTAATAGATAATTTTTCTTCTGAAGAAGTATTAAACAATTACAAACCTCAAGTAATAGATTTTTTTTCATTAGTATCTGCAAGCTTTAATGATTCAAACAAATTGATCTATAAAACTATGCAAGATTTATCAAAAAAATACAAACTTGATTATCTAAGTTATTGGAGTGAATATTTGCAAGGAAGATATTTACAAGAACATTCAGATTTAAAGGGAGCAATTACTATTTATACTAAATTATTAGAACACTTTAAAAAATCACCATTAGATTTTGCATTGTATATATTAAACAAAAGATTAGGTTTAATCTACTATGATTTAAATGATTATAATTTAGCTGTAAAACATTTGAATAATTCTTTACCTTACTTCCAAAGCTATAAATCTGACGATATAATTTATGTATATCAATGCTTGTTTTATTCATACTTGAAATTAAAAAATAGTGATTTATCTTTGTTTTATGCTAAAAAATTAGAGTCTACTGGTATGTATCATTCATTGGGTCTAAAATTTGAATATGAGATACAACTTTATAGTATAAATCAAAGTCCTTTAGATTCTCTTAAAAAGTATTTTACAGCTTTTCTTAAATGTGGAAGTACTCCAGAAGGAATAGGAATTTATTCTAATTATCTAAAAATATTAATTGATAAAAATAGATTAAATGAAGCTCATGAAGTTCTAAAATTAACTTTGAATTCTTTAGATTCAATAATATTACAAGGAAGCGACAGGAACACTTACATGAAAAATAAAGTTATACTTTACAAAATTGCCCATGACTTATTTGATTCATTAGGGGATATAAAAATGAAGTATAAATATTTACAATTATACTCAAATTTAAAAGAAGAATATAATTCAGATAGTACTAATTATGTTACTAAAGGGGCTGAAACTGAATTCAACTTTAATCAAGAAAAGATTAAGTTAATTCATGAACAAGATCTAACTCAGGAGAAGCTGTCATTCAAACAAAAACAAACTAACTACTTTATACTTGTAACTGGATTGTTACTTTCATTATCTATTTATATATTTAATAATTTAAGAAAACAGAAAAAGACTAATGAAATTATTACAAAACAAAAAGAATTAATTGAAATCGAACAACATAGATCTGATCAATTATTATTAAATATTCTTCCTTCAGATATTGCAGAAGAACTTAAAACAAAAGGAACTGCTAAAGCAAAACTTTTTAATGATGTTACAGTTTTGTTTACTGATTTTAAAAACTTTACAATCAAATCTGAACTCTTTTCTCCTCAAGAATTAGTTGATGAACTACATCAATGTTTTAAAGGATTTGATGAAATCATTTCTAAATACAATATAGAAAAAATTAAAACAGTAGGTGATGCTTACTTGGCTGTTTCTGGTTTGCCAATTGAAAATCCTAATCATGCATTTGAAATTGTAAAAGCTAGTATTGAAATTAGAAATTTTATGATTAATAGAAAAAAATTATTGAATGAAAAAACTTTTGAAGTTAGAATAGGCATTCATTCTGGGAGCGTTGTTGCAGGTATTGTAGGAGTTAAAAAATTTGCATATGATATTTGGGGTGATACTGTTAATACTGCCGCAAGAATGGAACAAAATAGTGAATCAAATAAAATAAATTTAAGTGAATCAACTTTCAATTTAGTTAAAGATCAATTTGAGTTTGTTTATCGTGGGGAAATTATTGCTAAAAATAAAGGGTCTTTAAAAATGTATTTTGTTTTGTAA
- a CDS encoding tetratricopeptide repeat protein — MIKKKTKNPTDDISELTEIKLFENEVGKQFVNTKIYIEKLICDSLALEISNITESEKLSNLALSYSEKIDDKLLITKSLSQLGRINLIKSNFQIALDFFYKALDYNKILNNQQIYVSLYNNIGVIYLNQSDLWKALEFLIKSIDICKTLGDKFTICRQLTNIAAIHTETCNYPKAIESLQESLKISNEINDLYTYAASILNLGNIYYFLKDYDNALDCFEKYIQIETELNNPEGISRGYNNIGLLYIQKKEFNMAKKYIKNVLKRRKSFENTIGYASTIGNLGMVHLELKEYDNAIVNFKESLEISSILNYKIGVAIQTLNLGHVYSKVEFIDSDLKKAKNYFLNSIDLFRKLGVKERELEAHFAVSELYELSNKFKDALEHLRSYYRLKEEISNEDVQKKVRLFAIERKTLEKEKEKEIAEQKIKYLEQLLDSKQRELLNFAAQIVEKTEFVNMIVSGIEKLTLMTDGYAKEVAINMLNGVKNKSNIENDWKIFHHQFLQLNQDFASVMNHKFPQLTSMELKLCALLKMQIASKDIAEMLNLSLRNIENHRYRLRKKFNLEVNESLTVYLAAL, encoded by the coding sequence ATGATTAAAAAGAAAACTAAGAATCCAACTGATGATATAAGTGAATTGACAGAAATTAAATTGTTTGAAAATGAGGTTGGTAAACAATTTGTTAATACAAAAATTTATATAGAAAAACTAATTTGTGATTCATTAGCTTTAGAAATATCTAATATCACAGAATCTGAAAAATTATCGAATCTTGCATTAAGTTATTCAGAAAAAATAGATGATAAATTGTTGATAACAAAGTCTTTAAGCCAATTAGGAAGAATTAATTTAATCAAATCAAATTTTCAGATTGCACTAGATTTTTTTTATAAAGCTTTAGATTATAACAAAATATTAAATAATCAACAAATTTATGTTTCATTATATAACAATATTGGAGTTATATATTTAAATCAATCTGATTTATGGAAAGCATTAGAATTCTTGATTAAATCGATAGATATTTGTAAAACTTTAGGTGATAAATTCACAATTTGCAGGCAACTTACAAACATAGCTGCAATACATACCGAAACATGTAATTACCCAAAAGCAATAGAATCATTACAAGAGTCTTTAAAAATTAGTAATGAAATAAATGACTTATATACTTATGCCGCAAGCATTTTAAACTTAGGAAACATTTACTATTTTTTAAAAGATTACGATAATGCATTAGATTGTTTTGAGAAATATATTCAGATTGAAACAGAGCTAAATAACCCTGAAGGAATTTCCAGGGGGTACAATAATATTGGGCTTCTTTATATACAAAAAAAGGAATTCAATATGGCAAAAAAATATATTAAGAATGTACTTAAAAGGCGGAAAAGTTTTGAAAATACAATTGGATATGCTAGTACTATTGGAAACTTAGGAATGGTACATTTAGAATTAAAAGAATATGATAATGCAATTGTTAATTTTAAAGAATCCCTAGAAATAAGTTCCATTTTAAACTATAAAATTGGAGTTGCAATTCAAACATTAAACTTAGGTCATGTATATTCTAAAGTTGAATTTATAGATAGTGATTTGAAAAAGGCTAAAAATTATTTTTTAAATTCTATCGATTTATTTAGGAAATTAGGAGTTAAGGAAAGGGAACTTGAAGCTCATTTTGCTGTTTCTGAATTGTATGAGTTGAGCAATAAATTTAAAGATGCATTAGAACATTTAAGGAGTTATTATAGACTAAAAGAGGAGATTTCAAATGAAGATGTGCAAAAGAAAGTTAGGTTGTTTGCTATTGAACGCAAAACCTTAGAAAAGGAGAAAGAAAAAGAAATTGCAGAACAAAAAATTAAATATCTAGAGCAATTATTAGATTCAAAACAAAGAGAACTTTTAAATTTTGCAGCACAAATAGTTGAAAAAACTGAATTTGTAAATATGATTGTTTCAGGAATAGAAAAGCTTACTTTAATGACCGATGGATATGCAAAAGAAGTTGCAATTAATATGTTAAATGGAGTAAAGAATAAATCAAATATAGAAAATGATTGGAAAATATTTCATCATCAATTTTTACAATTGAATCAAGATTTTGCAAGTGTGATGAATCACAAATTTCCACAATTAACTTCGATGGAATTGAAATTATGTGCTTTATTAAAAATGCAAATTGCTAGTAAAGATATAGCAGAAATGTTGAACTTATCATTAAGAAATATTGAAAATCATAGGTATAGATTAAGAAAAAAATTTAACCTTGAAGTTAACGAAAGTTTGACAGTCTATTTAGCTGCTCTCTAA